Proteins encoded by one window of Halobaculum halobium:
- a CDS encoding BolA family protein has protein sequence MNPGDVEAAIEAGIEDCEATVTTPRAPDPDHEDAHFAAVVVSPAFEGKSLVQQHELVYDAVGDAMTREVHALEIKTYTPEEYEEHRE, from the coding sequence ATGAATCCAGGCGACGTGGAGGCAGCCATCGAGGCCGGCATCGAGGACTGCGAGGCCACTGTCACGACGCCCCGCGCCCCCGATCCCGACCACGAGGACGCCCACTTCGCGGCCGTCGTCGTCTCCCCCGCCTTCGAGGGGAAGTCGCTGGTCCAGCAGCACGAATTGGTGTACGACGCCGTCGGCGACGCGATGACGCGGGAGGTCCACGCGCTGGAGATCAAGACCTACACGCCCGAGGAGTACGAGGAGCACCGCGAGTAG
- a CDS encoding PHP domain-containing protein, producing MFIEFMARAAAEAGLSGLGIADHCIVSAEDAEDRYRREMGFNLDLTYERRRDAIERLRDRVDVRLFDAVEMDYEPRDEAAIEAFLDEAAFDYAIGSVHDLEDVNVHTREYFAEKSESKRRALVDEYFEKLVALADSELFEIAAHPDLVERNPALRGLATEDHYERAAAAFAESRTVPELNAGRALEDGGSLHPAPGFLDALADHGVGVTVGTDSHQPDTIAPCVEQIEATLAERGLEPVRVMDE from the coding sequence ATGTTCATCGAGTTCATGGCGCGGGCCGCGGCGGAGGCCGGGCTGTCGGGGCTCGGTATCGCCGACCACTGTATCGTCTCTGCGGAGGACGCGGAGGACCGCTACCGCCGGGAGATGGGATTCAACCTCGATCTCACGTACGAGCGTCGCCGTGACGCGATCGAGCGACTCCGCGACCGCGTCGACGTGCGGCTGTTCGACGCCGTGGAGATGGACTACGAGCCCCGCGACGAGGCCGCGATCGAGGCGTTCCTCGACGAGGCGGCGTTCGACTATGCGATCGGGAGCGTTCACGACCTGGAGGACGTGAACGTGCACACCCGGGAGTACTTCGCGGAGAAGTCCGAATCGAAGCGGCGCGCGCTCGTCGACGAGTACTTCGAGAAGCTCGTCGCGCTCGCCGACTCCGAACTGTTCGAGATCGCGGCCCACCCGGACCTCGTGGAGCGGAACCCCGCCCTGCGCGGGCTGGCGACCGAAGACCACTACGAGCGCGCCGCCGCGGCGTTCGCCGAGTCGCGAACGGTCCCCGAACTCAACGCCGGTCGCGCGCTCGAGGACGGCGGCAGTCTCCACCCGGCGCCCGGGTTCCTCGACGCGCTGGCAGACCACGGCGTCGGCGTCACGGTGGGGACGGACAGCCACCAGCCAGACACCATCGCGCCCTGCGTCGAGCAGATCGAGGCGACGCTGGCAGAGCGAGGGCTGGAGCCGGTGCGAGTGATGGACGAGTAG
- a CDS encoding MOSC domain-containing protein: MTDDAAATTLDRIRVFPIKSLDGVDVEAAALAPDGGLAPDREFALLDADGDYVNGKNERRIHRVSADVDLGARTVRLAAPHDVDAPDAARYHLDDDRDGIETWLGSFLGYGVSLVSDRDGGYPDDTELPGPTVISTGTLREVASWFDGVTVDSMRRRLRANVELASDEAFFEDRLVAELGERVRFRAGDAELLGVNPCQRCVVPSRDPDTGEEFDDFRARFIRKREATMPDWSGGGRFDHGFRLMVNTVVPSDSAGERLHVGDGVRLLGVEHE, translated from the coding sequence ATGACCGACGACGCGGCCGCGACGACGCTCGATCGGATCCGCGTGTTCCCGATCAAGTCGCTCGACGGAGTCGACGTTGAGGCCGCCGCGCTGGCCCCGGACGGCGGGCTCGCCCCGGACCGCGAGTTCGCGCTGCTCGACGCCGACGGCGACTACGTGAACGGAAAGAACGAGCGGCGGATCCACCGCGTGTCCGCGGACGTCGACCTCGGGGCCCGGACCGTCCGGCTCGCGGCCCCGCACGACGTCGACGCGCCCGACGCCGCCCGCTACCATCTCGACGACGACCGGGACGGGATCGAGACGTGGCTGGGGTCGTTTCTCGGGTACGGCGTGTCGCTGGTGAGCGATCGAGACGGCGGCTACCCGGACGACACGGAGCTCCCCGGGCCGACGGTGATTTCGACGGGAACGCTCCGCGAGGTCGCCTCGTGGTTCGACGGCGTGACGGTCGACTCGATGCGCCGGCGCCTCCGCGCGAACGTCGAGCTCGCGAGCGACGAGGCGTTCTTCGAGGACCGCCTCGTCGCCGAACTGGGGGAGCGCGTCCGGTTCCGCGCCGGCGACGCAGAGCTGCTCGGCGTGAACCCCTGTCAGCGCTGCGTGGTCCCCTCGCGCGACCCCGACACCGGGGAGGAGTTCGACGACTTCCGCGCGCGCTTCATCCGGAAGCGCGAGGCGACGATGCCCGACTGGAGCGGCGGGGGGCGCTTCGATCACGGCTTCCGGCTGATGGTGAACACCGTCGTTCCCTCGGACAGCGCGGGCGAGCGCCTTCACGTCGGCGACGGCGTGCGACTCCTCGGCGTCGAACACGAGTAG
- a CDS encoding ADP-ribosylglycohydrolase family protein produces the protein MTNTGSDRPGDRAVDSRARARGCLLGLACGDALGRPVDGDAGAAVRDRYGRVTEQLGADGRPAGTTTEPTAAAVAVADRLLRRDDQQAISTGAASGGAIPPEPAAHPGTLLAAAVPYGLVDATAADRAALAAAATTRVERATADDPAAETCAALATIIGELIGGASVENAVSTAMGVAVDRGSPVALRETLAVVGDRGAVTIDARGDQSALFETALHEAVAAADAEEAIVSAVSRGGHASTLGAVAGAVSGARFGEDAIPARWVNELDESPDVRSLGASLTEIARTR, from the coding sequence GCTCGGACTGGCCTGCGGCGACGCGCTCGGCCGACCCGTCGACGGCGACGCCGGCGCCGCCGTCCGCGACCGATACGGCCGCGTGACCGAACAGCTCGGCGCCGACGGTCGACCGGCCGGCACGACCACCGAACCCACAGCGGCGGCTGTCGCCGTCGCCGACCGGCTCCTCCGTCGCGACGACCAGCAGGCGATCAGTACCGGTGCCGCCTCGGGCGGGGCAATTCCGCCAGAGCCGGCCGCTCATCCCGGTACGCTGCTGGCCGCTGCGGTTCCGTACGGACTCGTCGACGCGACCGCCGCCGACCGAGCCGCGCTGGCGGCGGCCGCGACGACCCGTGTCGAGCGTGCGACCGCCGACGACCCGGCGGCGGAGACGTGCGCCGCGCTCGCGACGATTATCGGCGAGCTCATCGGCGGTGCGTCCGTCGAGAACGCGGTATCGACGGCGATGGGCGTCGCGGTGGATCGGGGCTCGCCGGTGGCACTTCGCGAGACGTTGGCCGTCGTGGGCGACCGTGGTGCCGTCACCATCGACGCGCGCGGTGACCAGTCGGCGCTGTTCGAGACGGCCCTACACGAGGCCGTCGCCGCCGCCGACGCGGAGGAAGCCATCGTCTCGGCGGTTAGTCGCGGCGGGCACGCGAGCACGCTCGGCGCGGTCGCGGGTGCGGTCTCGGGAGCTCGCTTCGGTGAGGACGCGATCCCGGCGCGGTGGGTGAACGAACTCGATGAGTCGCCGGATGTCCGTTCGCTCGGGGCTTCGCTCACCGAGATCGCGCGAACCCGCTGA
- the eif1A gene encoding translation initiation factor eIF-1A, giving the protein MSDDTGNRKPLRMPDDDQVFATVTDMLGGRRVTLRCADGKERMGRIPGRMRFRTWVKEGDIIIAEPWDWQDEKAEVVWRYESDDAQQLREEGHI; this is encoded by the coding sequence ATGAGCGACGACACAGGAAATCGGAAGCCACTCAGGATGCCCGACGACGACCAGGTGTTCGCCACCGTCACCGACATGCTCGGCGGCCGGCGAGTCACCCTCCGCTGTGCAGACGGCAAGGAGCGCATGGGCCGCATTCCCGGCCGGATGCGCTTCCGAACGTGGGTGAAAGAGGGCGACATCATCATCGCCGAGCCGTGGGACTGGCAAGACGAGAAGGCCGAGGTCGTCTGGCGCTACGAGTCCGACGACGCCCAGCAGCTCCGCGAAGAAGGCCACATCTAA
- the psmA gene encoding archaeal proteasome endopeptidase complex subunit alpha, translated as MRGNDQQAYDRGTSLFSPDGRIYQVEYAREAVSRGAPSVGVRTSEGVVLAAQAQASSSLMESESIEKLHKLDDHVGTASAGHVADARQLIDYARRMAQGNRLRFKEPVGVETLTKYITDHIQENTQRGGTRPYGAALLIGGFENGEPRLFGADPSGTPHEWKATAIGGSRQEIQELLEDEWNEDLTLDDGIELALRALFGINDELTANDVSLATVSEDGYAAFTADEIDDLVEGLDLDVEDAADGDGDDDDAETEE; from the coding sequence ATGAGGGGTAACGACCAGCAGGCGTACGACCGCGGCACGTCGCTGTTCTCGCCCGACGGTCGGATCTACCAGGTCGAGTACGCCCGGGAGGCCGTCTCTCGGGGCGCTCCCTCCGTCGGCGTCCGCACGAGCGAGGGCGTCGTCCTCGCCGCGCAGGCGCAGGCGTCCTCCAGCCTGATGGAGTCGGAGTCAATCGAGAAGCTCCACAAGCTCGACGACCACGTCGGCACCGCCAGCGCCGGCCACGTCGCCGACGCCCGCCAGCTCATCGACTACGCCCGCCGGATGGCCCAGGGCAACCGCCTGCGGTTCAAGGAGCCTGTCGGGGTCGAGACGCTGACGAAGTACATCACCGACCACATCCAGGAGAACACGCAGCGCGGCGGCACCCGGCCGTACGGCGCTGCCCTCCTCATCGGCGGCTTCGAGAACGGCGAGCCGCGCCTGTTCGGCGCCGACCCCTCGGGGACGCCCCACGAGTGGAAGGCGACCGCCATCGGCGGTTCCCGCCAGGAGATCCAAGAGCTGCTGGAAGACGAGTGGAACGAAGATCTCACGCTCGACGACGGGATCGAGCTCGCGCTGCGCGCGCTGTTCGGGATCAACGACGAGCTCACCGCGAACGACGTCTCGCTCGCGACGGTCTCCGAGGACGGGTACGCGGCGTTCACGGCCGACGAGATCGACGACCTCGTCGAGGGCCTCGATCTGGACGTCGAGGATGCGGCAGACGGGGACGGCGACGACGACGACGCGGAAACCGAAGAGTAA